Proteins encoded within one genomic window of Sphingomonas sp. NBWT7:
- a CDS encoding zinc-binding dehydrogenase has product MTSRVKVSSVGATSDDYRNEDFTQRLHDYDVVLTSREPNVLERSLKVLRPGGKLISLSGPTDPAFGQSVGANWAVRQIMRLMSSRFRRLARQHGIEYCLLFMRAGRAQLAKIAAFDESGAIRPVLDRIRPFVRTSEILSLIDDTRGPGKVVVSRDLDPYSVDDLLTKPRSVSRIKRDVSTS; this is encoded by the coding sequence GTGACATCCCGCGTCAAAGTCTCATCAGTTGGCGCCACTTCGGATGACTACCGGAACGAGGACTTCACGCAGCGGCTGCACGACTACGACGTCGTCCTCACCTCCCGGGAACCAAACGTGCTGGAGCGGTCGCTTAAGGTCCTGCGGCCCGGCGGCAAACTCATCTCCCTGTCCGGGCCTACCGATCCGGCGTTCGGCCAATCTGTGGGGGCGAACTGGGCCGTGCGCCAGATCATGCGCCTGATGAGCTCCCGGTTCCGGCGGCTCGCCAGGCAACACGGGATCGAGTATTGCCTTCTCTTCATGAGGGCGGGCAGAGCCCAGCTCGCGAAGATCGCTGCTTTCGACGAGAGCGGGGCGATCAGGCCGGTACTGGATCGGATCAGGCCGTTCGTGCGCACGTCGGAGATCCTGTCGCTGATCGACGACACGCGGGGGCCGGGCAAGGTCGTGGTGTCGCGCGACTTGGACCCGTACTCGGTCGACGATCTCCTTACGAAGCCCCGGTCTGTTTCGCGCATCAAGCGCGATGTCTCGACGTCCTGA
- a CDS encoding ATP-binding protein, producing MTSFAERPQPFYAAPAPEQQLSTSVPSGLSSGSVENYADGSPLLLLHADPSGEALFLNLRYSDLTGEDRDQAIAEQLWKTRIHPEDLGSLLGTLKGADEDGRLAQAEFRLKHADASFRWMRLYLRLHADDDGNLVWHGMATDIEGERAAQLELQALSESLQSRINRQAAELARTEARYSSLFAVSKIAFAEQDMAEAARLLQALKAEGVTDLAAYMDAHPETMAKCVAAVTTVSVNEACMSMLGFDDVDGAVDRPVDRTAEDIETVLLRQFEMIFYDRESVEGRVVLIGSKGRRVPVFYSATRLGDERQLSSLVDVSSQERVEELRRAAQEELARANRVATVGAFSASIAHELNQPIASVSMDANTGLRLLRRDTPDFVSAIRILERVATTAQRIGTIVKHTHDQITSGRQDLRRLDPAQLARRTCELLARDMRDDGVDLRFEDDGAAPAIMGDFIDLQQVLINLVNNARDSMLDVPHVPKIITVRVQSTEHQVAVCVEDVGKGIPEDDKDRLFQPFFTTKAGGIGLGLQICLSTIQRMGGEMTAANRPAGGAVFCFRLPALD from the coding sequence GTGACCTCGTTTGCGGAGCGGCCACAGCCCTTCTACGCCGCGCCCGCGCCTGAGCAGCAACTTTCCACATCAGTGCCGTCGGGGTTGTCATCAGGATCCGTAGAGAACTATGCCGACGGATCCCCATTGCTGCTCCTGCATGCAGATCCATCGGGCGAAGCGCTATTTCTGAACCTCAGATACTCGGATCTCACCGGAGAGGACCGTGATCAAGCGATCGCCGAACAGCTTTGGAAGACCCGGATTCATCCGGAAGATCTTGGGTCACTGCTCGGAACGCTTAAAGGAGCAGACGAAGATGGTCGATTAGCGCAGGCCGAGTTCCGCCTGAAGCATGCCGACGCCTCGTTCCGCTGGATGCGGCTCTACCTGAGGCTTCACGCTGACGATGACGGAAACCTCGTCTGGCACGGGATGGCTACCGACATCGAAGGAGAGCGAGCGGCGCAGCTGGAGCTGCAGGCGCTCAGCGAAAGTCTGCAGAGTCGCATAAACCGGCAGGCCGCCGAACTCGCCCGGACCGAGGCCCGCTACTCCAGTCTCTTCGCTGTCAGCAAGATCGCTTTCGCCGAGCAGGACATGGCAGAGGCGGCGCGTTTGCTGCAGGCGCTCAAGGCAGAGGGGGTGACGGACCTCGCAGCGTACATGGACGCGCATCCCGAAACGATGGCGAAGTGCGTCGCGGCCGTGACGACGGTTTCGGTCAACGAGGCCTGCATGAGCATGCTGGGCTTCGATGACGTAGACGGCGCGGTGGATCGTCCGGTTGACCGAACCGCGGAAGACATCGAGACGGTCCTGCTGCGGCAGTTCGAGATGATCTTCTACGATCGGGAAAGCGTAGAGGGCCGGGTCGTCCTTATCGGCAGCAAGGGACGCCGGGTCCCCGTCTTTTATTCGGCCACGCGGCTAGGGGACGAGCGACAGCTGTCCAGCCTGGTGGATGTGAGCAGCCAGGAGCGTGTCGAGGAGCTGCGGCGCGCGGCGCAGGAGGAGCTTGCCCGCGCCAATCGCGTGGCGACCGTCGGCGCCTTCTCTGCATCGATCGCCCATGAACTCAATCAGCCGATAGCATCCGTCAGCATGGATGCGAACACCGGGTTGCGACTCCTGCGGCGTGACACCCCGGATTTCGTTAGCGCCATCAGGATCCTGGAGAGGGTCGCCACCACCGCACAGCGGATCGGCACCATCGTCAAGCACACTCACGACCAGATCACCAGCGGGCGACAGGACTTGCGGAGGCTCGATCCCGCCCAGCTCGCGCGGAGGACCTGCGAGCTCCTCGCGCGCGACATGCGGGACGACGGAGTGGATCTCCGGTTCGAAGACGATGGCGCGGCGCCAGCGATCATGGGCGACTTCATCGATCTCCAGCAGGTGCTGATCAATCTTGTCAACAACGCACGCGACTCCATGCTTGACGTGCCGCATGTTCCAAAGATCATCACCGTTCGGGTGCAGTCGACGGAACACCAGGTAGCGGTGTGCGTGGAGGATGTCGGAAAGGGCATCCCGGAAGACGACAAAGACCGACTGTTCCAGCCGTTCTTCACGACGAAGGCAGGTGGCATCGGTCTGGGACTGCAGATCTGCCTTTCGACCATTCAACGGATGGGCGGCGAGATGACCGCCGCGAACAGGCCGGCTGGAGGAGCGGTATTCTGCTTCCGGCTTCCGGCCCTGGACTGA
- the rclC gene encoding reactive chlorine resistance membrane protein RclC — MNQVIHTGLSIVAASRSNRIGIGAMKIAVAIIFLWIGALKFVPYEADSITPFVANSPVMSFFYEHPTEYKAHMTHEGELKPAERVWQTANNTYGFSTGLGTLELVIGGLTLAGLVSRRVGIVGAALAFATPFVTLSFLFTTPEAWVGALGDAQHGFPYLSGAGRLVLKDVALLAGAWLIMVDSARALLRDQHSADLHRLPARGSAEPLGRAA; from the coding sequence ATGAACCAGGTCATCCACACCGGCCTCTCGATCGTCGCCGCTTCCCGGTCCAATCGGATCGGGATCGGCGCCATGAAGATCGCCGTCGCCATCATCTTCCTCTGGATCGGCGCACTCAAGTTCGTGCCGTACGAGGCCGACAGCATCACGCCATTCGTAGCGAACAGCCCGGTCATGTCGTTCTTCTACGAGCACCCGACCGAGTACAAGGCGCACATGACACACGAGGGCGAGCTAAAGCCCGCCGAGCGGGTCTGGCAGACCGCCAACAACACCTACGGTTTCTCGACCGGACTGGGCACGCTCGAGCTGGTGATCGGCGGCCTCACACTCGCGGGGCTCGTGTCCCGCAGGGTGGGGATCGTCGGCGCGGCGCTCGCCTTCGCCACGCCGTTCGTCACGCTGTCCTTCCTGTTCACCACGCCCGAGGCATGGGTCGGCGCCCTTGGGGACGCACAGCACGGGTTTCCCTATCTGTCAGGTGCGGGGCGCCTGGTGCTCAAGGACGTGGCGCTGCTGGCGGGTGCCTGGCTGATCATGGTCGATAGTGCCCGTGCGCTGCTTCGCGATCAGCATAGTGCGGATCTGCACCGGCTGCCGGCACGTGGCTCGGCAGAGCCCTTGGGACGAGCGGCATAG
- a CDS encoding sigma-70 family RNA polymerase sigma factor, translating to MPSTDGRLADFEAQRPRLLRLGYRMLGSISEAEDVVQDAWLRWRETDGGVDAPAAYLTRIVTRLCLDQIKSARRRRETYVGAWLPDPLVGSTEQDETLADDITLSLMLAMERLSPLERAAFLLHDVFEQPLTEVAVTLGRDPPAVRQLASRARKHVQAARPRFALGREEGERIARAFFAAASSGDAAALTSLLAKDVAIHSDGGGKVLAFLNVVRGLDRALRLFQGLRRKHAFQPRLLRTATIDGLPGYVSIDRGEVLQTTALEISDGVITAIYIVRNPDKLRHIADELSQA from the coding sequence ATGCCGTCGACTGACGGAAGACTCGCCGACTTCGAGGCGCAGCGGCCCCGGCTGCTGCGTCTCGGCTACCGCATGCTCGGCTCGATCAGCGAGGCGGAGGATGTGGTGCAGGACGCGTGGCTGCGCTGGCGAGAGACGGACGGAGGCGTCGACGCGCCCGCCGCCTATCTCACCCGCATCGTGACGCGGCTCTGTCTCGATCAGATCAAGTCGGCGCGCCGCCGCCGCGAGACCTACGTCGGTGCGTGGCTTCCCGATCCGCTGGTGGGGAGCACCGAGCAGGACGAAACGCTGGCCGACGACATCACGCTCTCCCTCATGCTTGCCATGGAGCGGCTGTCCCCGCTCGAACGCGCGGCCTTCCTTCTCCACGACGTCTTCGAACAGCCTCTCACCGAGGTGGCGGTCACCCTCGGCCGCGACCCACCAGCGGTGCGCCAGCTGGCATCCCGAGCGCGCAAGCATGTCCAGGCCGCAAGGCCACGTTTCGCCTTGGGACGGGAGGAGGGGGAGAGGATCGCCCGCGCCTTCTTCGCTGCGGCGAGCAGCGGCGACGCGGCCGCCCTTACCAGTCTCCTCGCCAAGGACGTTGCGATCCATTCGGACGGCGGCGGGAAAGTGCTCGCCTTCCTCAACGTCGTACGCGGCCTCGATCGGGCGCTCCGTCTGTTCCAGGGTCTCCGGCGCAAGCACGCCTTCCAACCCCGGCTGCTGCGAACCGCGACCATCGACGGATTGCCCGGCTACGTCAGCATCGATCGTGGCGAAGTGCTTCAGACTACTGCGCTCGAGATCAGCGATGGTGTGATCACCGCGATCTACATCGTCCGAAATCCGGACAAGCTGCGCCATATCGCGGACGAGCTCAGCCAGGCTTAG
- a CDS encoding SDR family oxidoreductase has product MKIVVIGGTGLIGRQLVGNLLGMGREAVAASPSSGVDVLTGAGLDEAFADARVVVDVSNSPSFEDKAVLSFFDTSTRNVVAAARSAGVAHLVALWVVGTARLQASGYFRAKQAQEDLIQASGLPFTIVHATQFFEFMATIADGYTRDGVVHLPTFALQPIASADVAAALVHVALAPPLGGVVEIAGPERAPLAEFVGSWLGERDDPRPVYIDQGTSYFGTPVDDTSLVPGERARLLPTRFDAWLESQRKLEHA; this is encoded by the coding sequence ATGAAGATCGTCGTTATCGGTGGTACCGGACTGATAGGCCGGCAGCTCGTCGGCAATCTGCTGGGCATGGGCCGTGAGGCGGTCGCCGCCTCCCCATCCAGCGGGGTAGACGTGCTTACCGGCGCGGGGCTCGACGAGGCGTTTGCGGATGCGCGCGTCGTGGTGGACGTCAGCAACTCGCCATCTTTCGAGGACAAGGCGGTCCTCTCTTTCTTCGATACCTCGACCCGGAACGTCGTTGCGGCCGCGAGATCGGCCGGGGTCGCGCACCTGGTCGCACTTTGGGTCGTCGGAACGGCTCGCCTGCAGGCGTCAGGCTACTTCCGTGCCAAGCAGGCGCAGGAAGATCTTATCCAGGCGAGCGGCCTTCCGTTCACCATCGTACACGCCACGCAGTTCTTCGAGTTCATGGCGACGATCGCCGACGGCTACACCCGCGACGGCGTCGTACATCTGCCGACCTTCGCCCTTCAGCCCATCGCATCCGCGGACGTGGCAGCAGCCCTCGTTCATGTGGCCCTTGCCCCGCCCCTTGGCGGCGTGGTCGAGATCGCCGGGCCGGAACGCGCTCCGCTCGCCGAGTTCGTCGGCAGCTGGCTCGGAGAGCGGGACGACCCCCGGCCGGTCTACATCGATCAGGGCACGTCCTACTTCGGCACGCCGGTGGACGACACCTCTCTCGTACCCGGCGAGCGGGCTCGCCTTCTGCCCACGCGGTTCGATGCCTGGCTCGAGAGCCAGCGCAAGCTGGAGCACGCCTGA
- a CDS encoding carboxymuconolactone decarboxylase family protein: MTDMKRLSWHEVAPAGAKALFGVHHYAMSGTDLPHELIHLVFLRVSQINGCAHCIDLHSRDLLRTMPIEKVWLIPVWREVPYFFSDQYRAALAWAEEVTNVSETHASDAEYAAAAAAFGPKDLVDLTIVIAAMNAFNRLGAPFRLPVAAKP; encoded by the coding sequence ATGACCGACATGAAGCGATTGAGCTGGCATGAAGTAGCGCCAGCAGGAGCGAAGGCGCTGTTCGGCGTCCACCACTATGCCATGAGCGGCACGGACCTTCCGCACGAGCTGATCCACCTCGTCTTCCTGCGCGTCTCGCAGATCAACGGCTGCGCCCATTGCATCGACCTGCACTCGCGCGATCTGCTCCGGACCATGCCGATCGAGAAGGTTTGGCTGATCCCGGTTTGGCGCGAGGTGCCGTATTTCTTCTCCGACCAGTACCGCGCCGCTCTCGCCTGGGCTGAAGAAGTCACGAACGTCAGCGAGACCCATGCGTCGGACGCAGAGTACGCCGCCGCCGCCGCCGCGTTCGGGCCGAAGGATCTGGTCGACCTGACCATCGTGATCGCTGCCATGAACGCCTTCAATCGCCTGGGAGCGCCATTCCGGCTGCCGGTCGCAGCCAAGCCCTAG
- a CDS encoding carboxymuconolactone decarboxylase family protein: MTPRIDNPSALFPAGIKAMMTLEQALHAAGLDSVLLELVKLRASQINGCAFCIHMHATFLRRHEVAEMKLYMLDAWRESTLYSARERAALGWTEALTLLAETKAPDRDYEALREQFSDEEQVQLTLAIGAINTWNRLQVGFRAAHPPEPEEHHAVD; the protein is encoded by the coding sequence ATGACCCCACGTATCGACAACCCGAGCGCCCTCTTCCCGGCCGGCATCAAGGCTATGATGACGCTTGAGCAGGCTCTGCACGCCGCCGGACTGGACTCGGTCTTGCTCGAGCTCGTCAAGCTGCGCGCGTCGCAGATCAACGGCTGCGCCTTCTGTATCCACATGCACGCGACCTTCCTGCGCAGACACGAGGTCGCGGAGATGAAGCTCTACATGCTGGACGCCTGGCGGGAGTCGACGCTCTACTCCGCGCGGGAGAGAGCGGCCCTGGGCTGGACCGAGGCGCTGACGCTTCTGGCCGAGACGAAGGCGCCCGATCGGGACTATGAAGCGCTGAGGGAGCAGTTCTCGGACGAGGAGCAGGTGCAGCTGACGCTCGCGATCGGTGCGATCAATACCTGGAACCGGCTGCAGGTCGGCTTCCGGGCGGCGCACCCGCCTGAGCCGGAAGAGCACCATGCCGTCGACTGA
- a CDS encoding carboxymuconolactone decarboxylase family protein produces the protein MSMLDWNAYRGQVVAGVGEIAKLSPDTVKGYATLGGAGAKTGHLGAKTRELIALAVAISLRCDGCITVHAAAAKKLGVTKEELAEALGVATSINAGAALVFSTRTLDAFDVA, from the coding sequence ATGTCGATGCTGGACTGGAACGCCTACCGCGGTCAGGTCGTCGCCGGAGTGGGCGAGATCGCGAAGCTCAGCCCCGATACGGTGAAGGGCTACGCCACGCTGGGCGGCGCCGGCGCCAAGACGGGCCACTTGGGCGCGAAGACCCGCGAGCTGATCGCCCTGGCGGTCGCTATCTCGCTGCGCTGCGACGGCTGTATCACCGTCCACGCCGCCGCGGCCAAGAAGCTCGGCGTCACCAAGGAGGAGCTCGCCGAGGCGCTTGGCGTCGCCACCTCGATCAACGCGGGCGCAGCGCTGGTCTTCTCGACCCGCACCCTCGACGCCTTCGACGTCGCCTGA